A region from the Tahibacter amnicola genome encodes:
- a CDS encoding S8 family serine peptidase — protein MNTRGKKFLRINPLCAALSATLCVASSMAVAAGGPAGILAQRTGIDASDIVDAESNEARLLDGSQLQEIKGVNRRDGSTVYAAFRNGMPVDARQAKREAAQFWRSVHGAQTPNTVKRAASLKKGERIAVDVWYLADVPKEWAVLAQATSPSEKQLASLSELRESEKVRTAVAASRGKVEAVALATVPSDLMTGKASANLVVEKEKGSVAEFAIDAAQQDYSRTALAAAAQADRDHRATLRALLAPTRERLLARLRAEKLTIKHASDLVPSVVVEVDAAALARLSRWTEIDSIDVMPTRFGDDLGNARPSQNITPIADVGYTGNGVTVSVTEGGRVFDDNPFLTVAQTQDDDETASGHATGVAGIIASRHGTHRGIAPDAAIVSANGDYPDRLDWGSDNARVLNHSFFADDDSTQSFNSGDRRLDYISRFLNDLAVKSAGNVGNGCSNNGFTSDFVTSPGKGYNTLTVGNYDDNNNLTWTSDMMSNCSSFGNPRGDGATGNHEKPEVAAVGTTITSTLVSSDAASAVGGIGSGTSFAAPMVSGLAAALIEADPDLDDKPAALKAILMAGALHNIEGSSRLSGVDGAGGITGTASAAIVERGHWSHETVNGDSFPRTWYVLAKKGERVRFVMHWQSSPLLPFIADSLPGDLDLRAYRGDGTTLVASSTSTPNPFEIVEFTAPETDIYVVKGTLFGEWEGVSTHMAAAWWSGVNRITDGSWYTRSTPTPLGDHFDLHPAEMGVSTNWRGVAIRPNSGDYDLRLYSSSWFADPNGRQQIAASSYGGTGVDFIVVDGNHWPAGETEHYRMTRFSGSGSVQLGASHPGVTFSALGNGTYGPYSLNSIRALEVFDIQFAANSTRTIKIIPAAGNEAADFGVALYRSNAADSASLAQRRSQAVKSADATGAGGSEQISYTYDGATSDYLGLAVFNKTYNDAASFYVQISTP, from the coding sequence ATGAATACACGTGGCAAGAAGTTCCTTCGTATCAACCCGCTCTGCGCCGCCCTGTCTGCGACGCTTTGCGTAGCATCCTCGATGGCTGTCGCCGCCGGTGGCCCGGCCGGTATCCTGGCGCAGCGGACAGGTATCGACGCCAGCGATATCGTCGACGCCGAATCCAACGAGGCGCGGCTTCTCGACGGCAGCCAGCTGCAGGAAATAAAGGGCGTGAACCGGCGCGACGGCAGCACCGTCTACGCCGCGTTCCGCAACGGCATGCCGGTTGATGCGCGCCAGGCCAAGCGCGAAGCGGCGCAGTTCTGGCGTTCGGTGCATGGCGCGCAGACCCCCAACACCGTCAAGCGCGCCGCCAGTCTGAAGAAGGGCGAACGCATCGCGGTGGATGTGTGGTACCTGGCCGACGTACCGAAGGAATGGGCGGTCCTTGCGCAGGCCACCTCGCCCAGCGAGAAGCAGCTGGCCAGTCTTTCGGAACTGCGCGAGAGCGAGAAAGTGCGCACCGCGGTGGCCGCCAGTCGTGGCAAGGTCGAAGCGGTTGCGCTGGCGACCGTGCCATCGGACCTGATGACCGGCAAGGCATCGGCCAACCTGGTTGTGGAAAAAGAGAAGGGCAGTGTCGCCGAGTTCGCCATCGACGCAGCGCAACAGGATTACAGCCGTACGGCGCTGGCCGCCGCTGCCCAGGCTGACCGCGATCACCGCGCCACCTTGCGTGCCTTGCTCGCACCGACCCGTGAACGCCTGCTGGCCCGCCTGCGCGCCGAGAAGCTCACGATCAAGCACGCAAGCGACCTGGTGCCGTCCGTCGTCGTGGAAGTTGACGCGGCAGCCCTGGCGCGCTTGTCGCGCTGGACCGAAATTGATTCCATCGACGTCATGCCCACGCGCTTCGGCGACGACCTGGGCAACGCGCGCCCCAGTCAGAACATCACGCCCATTGCTGATGTCGGCTACACCGGCAATGGTGTGACCGTGTCGGTCACCGAAGGCGGCCGCGTGTTCGATGACAACCCCTTCCTGACCGTCGCGCAGACGCAGGATGACGATGAGACCGCCAGCGGCCACGCGACGGGCGTCGCCGGCATCATCGCCTCGCGCCATGGCACGCACCGCGGTATCGCGCCGGACGCTGCCATCGTGAGCGCCAATGGCGACTATCCGGATCGCCTCGACTGGGGTTCGGACAACGCCCGCGTGCTCAACCACAGCTTTTTCGCCGACGATGATTCCACCCAGTCGTTCAATTCCGGCGACCGGCGCCTGGACTACATCTCGCGCTTCCTCAATGACCTGGCCGTCAAATCCGCCGGCAATGTGGGCAACGGCTGCAGCAACAATGGATTCACCAGCGACTTCGTCACCTCGCCGGGCAAGGGCTACAACACGTTGACCGTCGGCAACTACGACGACAACAACAACCTGACCTGGACCAGCGACATGATGAGCAACTGCTCCAGTTTCGGTAATCCACGGGGCGACGGTGCGACCGGCAATCACGAGAAGCCCGAAGTGGCCGCAGTCGGCACAACCATCACCAGCACACTGGTCAGCAGCGATGCGGCGAGCGCGGTTGGCGGCATCGGCAGCGGCACGAGTTTCGCCGCCCCCATGGTCAGCGGCCTGGCTGCGGCACTGATTGAGGCGGATCCGGACCTGGACGACAAGCCCGCTGCGCTCAAGGCGATCCTGATGGCCGGCGCGCTGCACAACATCGAAGGCAGTTCGCGCCTGTCGGGCGTGGATGGTGCGGGTGGCATCACCGGTACTGCATCGGCGGCGATTGTCGAACGCGGCCATTGGTCGCACGAAACCGTCAACGGCGACAGCTTCCCGCGTACCTGGTACGTCCTGGCCAAGAAGGGCGAGCGCGTGCGCTTCGTGATGCACTGGCAGTCGAGCCCCTTGCTGCCCTTCATTGCCGATTCGCTGCCGGGAGACCTCGACCTTCGCGCCTATCGCGGCGACGGCACCACCCTGGTCGCCAGTTCGACGAGTACGCCGAACCCGTTCGAGATTGTGGAATTCACCGCGCCGGAGACGGACATCTACGTCGTCAAGGGCACGCTGTTCGGTGAATGGGAGGGCGTGTCGACGCACATGGCGGCGGCCTGGTGGAGCGGCGTCAACCGCATCACGGACGGCTCCTGGTACACGCGCTCCACGCCGACGCCGCTGGGCGATCACTTCGATTTGCATCCGGCCGAGATGGGTGTCTCCACGAACTGGCGTGGCGTGGCGATCCGCCCGAACTCGGGCGACTACGACCTGCGCCTGTACTCCAGCTCGTGGTTTGCCGATCCTAATGGCCGCCAGCAGATCGCGGCATCGTCCTACGGCGGCACGGGGGTCGACTTCATCGTCGTGGACGGCAATCACTGGCCGGCCGGCGAGACGGAGCATTACCGCATGACCCGCTTCAGCGGCAGCGGTTCGGTGCAGCTGGGCGCGTCGCATCCGGGCGTCACGTTCTCGGCGCTGGGCAACGGCACCTACGGCCCGTACTCGCTCAATTCGATCCGCGCACTGGAGGTGTTCGACATCCAGTTCGCCGCCAACAGCACCCGCACGATCAAGATCATCCCGGCCGCCGGCAACGAGGCTGCGGACTTCGGTGTGGCGCTGTATCGTTCAAACGCCGCCGATTCGGCCAGCCTGGCCCAGCGGCGCAGCCAGGCGGTGAAGTCGGCGGACGCGACGGGCGCGGGCGGATCGGAGCAGATCTCCTACACCTATGACGGTGCGACCTCGGACTATCTGGGTCTGGCGGTCTTCAACAAGACCTACAACGACGCCGCGTCGTTCTACGTGCAGATCTCGACGCCGTAA
- a CDS encoding DUF962 domain-containing protein yields the protein MPKAFASFREFYPYYLGEHANPTCRRLHYVGSFVALGFITTALFTGVGWWLLGALLSGYAFAWVGHFFFEKNRPATFKHPFYSFIGDWVMLRDMLTGRIRF from the coding sequence ATGCCCAAGGCATTCGCCAGTTTTCGCGAGTTCTACCCGTATTACCTCGGCGAGCATGCCAACCCGACCTGCCGCCGGCTGCACTACGTCGGCAGTTTCGTCGCCCTGGGCTTCATCACAACGGCACTGTTCACCGGCGTGGGCTGGTGGCTGCTGGGGGCGTTGCTCAGCGGCTACGCCTTCGCCTGGGTCGGACACTTCTTTTTCGAGAAGAACCGGCCGGCCACCTTCAAGCATCCGTTCTACAGTTTCATCGGCGACTGGGTCATGTTGCGCGACATGCTGACCGGGCGCATTCGCTTCTGA
- the mazG gene encoding nucleoside triphosphate pyrophosphohydrolase, translating to MHTIDDLLRIMATLRNPDGGCPWDVQQDFDTIAPYTIEEAYEVADAIDRRDYSQLCDELGDLLFQVVFHARMAEEAGHFRFADVVEAICTKMVRRHPHVFAGAEVADAQAQTRAWESHKRAEREARGESDNSLLAGISRGMPEWQRARKLQARAATVGFDWPDVAPVFDKLHEEIDEVRAEFAGGDAERLNDEIGDLLFVSVNIARHAKVDVSRALRSANAKFERRFRRMEQLAVDAGGLKGMTLAQQDALWDRAKAEEKSAATEI from the coding sequence ATGCATACGATCGACGACCTCCTGCGCATCATGGCGACGCTGCGCAATCCCGATGGCGGCTGCCCCTGGGATGTGCAGCAGGATTTCGACACCATCGCTCCCTACACGATCGAAGAGGCGTATGAAGTCGCCGACGCGATCGATCGCCGTGACTACAGCCAGCTCTGCGATGAACTGGGCGACCTGTTGTTCCAGGTGGTGTTCCACGCGCGCATGGCTGAAGAGGCCGGACACTTCCGTTTCGCCGATGTCGTCGAGGCAATCTGTACGAAGATGGTGCGGCGCCACCCGCATGTGTTCGCCGGCGCGGAAGTGGCCGACGCCCAGGCCCAGACGCGGGCCTGGGAATCGCACAAGCGCGCCGAGCGCGAGGCCCGGGGCGAGAGCGACAACAGCCTGCTCGCCGGGATTTCCCGCGGCATGCCCGAGTGGCAGCGTGCGCGGAAGCTGCAGGCGCGTGCGGCGACAGTCGGGTTCGACTGGCCGGACGTGGCACCGGTTTTCGACAAGTTGCACGAGGAAATCGACGAAGTGCGCGCTGAATTCGCCGGCGGTGACGCCGAACGCCTGAATGACGAGATCGGCGACCTGCTGTTCGTCAGCGTGAATATTGCGCGGCACGCCAAGGTGGACGTTTCACGCGCGCTGCGATCGGCTAACGCCAAGTTCGAGCGCCGTTTCCGCCGCATGGAACAGCTCGCGGTGGATGCCGGGGGTCTGAAGGGAATGACCCTGGCCCAGCAGGATGCCCTGTGGGACCGGGCAAAGGCCGAAGAGAAATCCGCCGCGACGGAAATCTGA
- the cysQ gene encoding 3'(2'),5'-bisphosphate nucleotidase CysQ, with translation MSAADRESLCRAACDLARTAGAAILEVYHSEFAVTHKDDRSPLTAADLASHRVIVDGLSALTPDLPVLSEESAEIAFEERARWSRYWLVDPLDGTREFIKRNGEFTVNIALIEAHRPVIGIVQAPVTGELWFAWDSGGAFGQATPGGKTVPLRTRACAQPLRVAGSRSHGGEREAELLARLGDIEKFALGSSLKFCRIAEGAADLYLRLGPTSEWDTAAAQCVLEQAGGAVTTLAGESFRYNARSTLLNGDFVAYGDRSVAWPERLGTG, from the coding sequence ATGAGTGCGGCGGATCGTGAGTCACTCTGTCGCGCCGCCTGTGATCTGGCGCGAACGGCCGGTGCGGCCATCCTGGAGGTCTACCATAGCGAGTTCGCGGTCACGCACAAGGATGACCGCTCCCCGCTGACAGCGGCCGACCTCGCCTCGCACCGCGTGATCGTGGACGGCTTGTCGGCGCTGACACCCGATTTGCCGGTGCTCTCGGAAGAATCGGCCGAGATCGCGTTCGAAGAGCGCGCCCGCTGGTCGCGTTACTGGCTGGTCGATCCGCTGGACGGAACCCGCGAATTCATCAAGCGCAACGGGGAGTTCACCGTCAATATCGCGCTGATCGAAGCACATCGCCCGGTCATCGGCATCGTGCAGGCGCCCGTCACCGGTGAACTGTGGTTCGCATGGGACAGCGGTGGTGCCTTCGGGCAGGCCACGCCGGGTGGAAAAACGGTCCCGTTGCGCACGCGTGCCTGTGCGCAGCCGCTGCGGGTAGCCGGCAGCCGCTCGCACGGCGGCGAGCGTGAGGCGGAATTGCTCGCGCGCCTGGGCGATATCGAGAAGTTCGCCCTGGGCTCTTCGCTCAAGTTCTGCCGTATCGCGGAAGGCGCGGCCGACCTGTACCTGCGTCTGGGGCCGACGTCCGAGTGGGATACGGCCGCCGCCCAATGCGTTCTGGAGCAGGCCGGCGGTGCCGTAACGACCCTGGCCGGCGAATCATTCCGCTACAACGCGCGTAGCACATTGCTCAACGGCGACTTCGTGGCCTATGGCGACCGCTCCGTCGCCTGGCCGGAACGCCTGGGTACGGGCTAG
- the nudE gene encoding ADP compounds hydrolase NudE, with translation MRERPKIHATRLAQSSGFLRVEQVDLEFSNGQRRTYERLKGSGLGAVIIVPMRDDDTVLLVREYGVGVDRYELGLPKGRLDQDETVEQGANRELKEEIGFGARHLRILTTLSLSPAYMTSMTHVVLAQELYPERLQGDEPEELEVVPWKLSELHTLLQHEEVSEGRSIAALFIAREYLSGRYRPGA, from the coding sequence ATGCGCGAACGCCCGAAGATCCACGCCACCCGCCTTGCCCAGTCCAGCGGATTCCTCCGCGTCGAACAGGTTGACCTGGAGTTCTCCAACGGTCAGCGCCGCACCTACGAACGCCTCAAGGGTTCCGGCCTGGGCGCGGTGATCATCGTGCCCATGCGCGATGACGATACCGTCCTGCTGGTGCGCGAATACGGCGTCGGCGTCGACCGCTATGAGCTGGGCCTGCCGAAAGGGCGCCTCGACCAGGATGAAACCGTGGAGCAGGGCGCCAACCGCGAGCTGAAGGAAGAGATCGGCTTCGGCGCGCGCCACCTGCGCATCCTGACGACGCTCTCCCTCTCGCCGGCCTACATGACCAGCATGACCCACGTGGTGCTGGCGCAGGAACTATATCCGGAACGGCTGCAGGGGGATGAGCCGGAGGAGCTCGAAGTCGTGCCGTGGAAATTGTCGGAATTGCACACTTTGCTGCAACATGAAGAAGTGAGTGAGGGGCGCTCCATCGCTGCACTCTTTATCGCGCGGGAATACCTCAGTGGCCGCTACAGGCCCGGCGCATGA
- a CDS encoding inositol monophosphatase family protein: protein MTIAPDDAFLDHALDVARQAAAAAAEVIRHYYRAGFDVEIKADETPVTVADREAEAAIKRVLRAAFPDHAYYGEEEGREGDSDWLWLIDPIDGTKSFVRRYPFFSTQIALMYRGELVAGVSSASEYGELAWARRGGGAYLNGERVQVSAATDFTAQTAISFGNIKTLSRDPRWQAFASMIQRSGRTRGYGDFVHYHLLARGCIDLVVESDVNILDFAPLVVILREAGAVFTDLEGGEPSLATTGILAGPPGLHARALAEFTAALGKSPA, encoded by the coding sequence ATGACCATCGCACCCGACGACGCCTTCCTCGATCACGCGCTGGACGTGGCGCGCCAGGCCGCCGCCGCCGCGGCCGAGGTGATCCGCCACTACTACCGCGCCGGATTCGACGTGGAAATCAAGGCCGACGAAACGCCGGTCACGGTCGCTGACCGGGAGGCAGAAGCGGCGATCAAGCGCGTGCTGCGCGCGGCCTTTCCCGACCACGCTTACTACGGCGAGGAAGAGGGACGCGAGGGCGACAGCGACTGGCTCTGGCTGATCGATCCGATCGACGGTACCAAGAGCTTCGTCCGGCGCTATCCGTTTTTCTCCACGCAGATCGCCCTGATGTACCGTGGCGAGCTGGTGGCCGGCGTATCCTCGGCGAGCGAGTACGGCGAGCTGGCGTGGGCGCGCCGCGGTGGCGGCGCTTATCTCAACGGCGAGCGCGTGCAGGTTTCGGCGGCCACGGATTTCACCGCCCAGACCGCCATTTCCTTCGGCAATATCAAGACGCTGTCACGCGACCCGCGCTGGCAGGCGTTTGCGAGCATGATCCAGCGCAGCGGCCGCACCCGCGGCTATGGCGACTTCGTTCATTACCACCTGCTGGCGCGCGGCTGTATCGACCTGGTGGTCGAATCCGACGTCAACATCCTGGACTTCGCGCCGTTGGTGGTGATCCTGCGCGAAGCCGGCGCCGTGTTCACCGACCTGGAGGGCGGCGAGCCCTCCCTGGCAACCACCGGCATTCTTGCCGGCCCGCCGGGCCTGCACGCGCGCGCACTGGCCGAGTTCACCGCGGCGCTGGGCAAGTCGCCGGCCTGA
- a CDS encoding type II secretion system protein N: MRFLRRLILLILFLGVAGLIVAFTLPADLALRWFKPNLGPVQVAGVSGTLWHGRAASVTVFGTPVGALDWQVDKAPVLLRQIVARLNLSGGSITAKGEVMRDPDGSIAADNVDFAFPAELAAPALDIPSLKLLGRVDGHIDEARLAGGWVHGARGKARWRDAGVTGEAEARFGDLTVEFASKGDHSIAGTVKDDGTSGLIVDGQFVVQGGQFDVTARLSARNGDPQVQEALRYIGQLQPDGSSLLKIHGQLFKLL, from the coding sequence ATGCGATTCCTGCGTCGACTGATCCTGCTCATTCTTTTCCTGGGCGTTGCCGGGCTGATCGTGGCCTTCACGCTGCCGGCCGATCTCGCCCTTCGCTGGTTCAAGCCCAACCTCGGGCCGGTGCAGGTTGCCGGTGTTTCCGGCACGCTCTGGCACGGCCGTGCCGCCAGCGTCACGGTGTTCGGCACCCCGGTAGGGGCATTGGACTGGCAGGTGGACAAAGCCCCCGTCCTGCTGCGCCAGATCGTGGCCCGGCTGAATCTGAGCGGCGGGTCGATCACCGCCAAGGGCGAAGTGATGCGCGACCCGGATGGCAGCATTGCCGCCGACAACGTCGATTTCGCCTTCCCGGCCGAACTGGCCGCGCCCGCGCTGGATATCCCCTCGCTCAAGCTGCTCGGCCGCGTGGACGGACACATCGACGAGGCGCGCCTGGCCGGTGGCTGGGTCCATGGCGCGCGTGGCAAGGCGCGTTGGCGTGATGCCGGTGTCACCGGCGAGGCCGAGGCCCGCTTTGGTGACCTGACCGTCGAATTCGCCTCGAAGGGTGATCACAGCATTGCCGGCACCGTGAAGGACGACGGCACCAGTGGGTTGATCGTGGACGGCCAGTTTGTCGTGCAGGGTGGCCAGTTCGATGTGACGGCCCGCCTGTCGGCGCGCAATGGCGATCCGCAGGTGCAGGAAGCATTGCGTTATATCGGGCAGCTGCAGCCGGACGGCTCGTCGCTGCTCAAGATCCATGGCCAGCTGTTCAAGCTGCTGTGA
- a CDS encoding type II secretion system protein M, translated as MIRQWWSQRDLREQRVLLVGGVATAVLLGWAMIWHPLSRSVGELKVRVAAQEADFEQMRSQAARVAQLRGQGARAKVDRQGKSLLALADATARGAQLANEMKRVEPVGPRTVRVSFEGASFDAIADWMEGLSRDFGVVVTGFSADRGEGAGRVNARVTLEEP; from the coding sequence ATGATCCGCCAGTGGTGGTCCCAGCGTGATCTGCGCGAGCAGCGTGTTCTCCTGGTTGGCGGTGTCGCCACCGCAGTGCTCCTGGGCTGGGCGATGATCTGGCACCCGCTTTCCCGCTCAGTGGGCGAATTGAAAGTGCGGGTGGCTGCGCAGGAAGCCGATTTCGAACAGATGCGCAGCCAGGCGGCCCGTGTGGCGCAGCTGCGCGGGCAGGGTGCACGGGCCAAGGTCGATCGCCAGGGCAAGTCGCTCCTGGCGCTGGCCGACGCCACGGCGCGCGGCGCGCAGCTGGCCAACGAGATGAAACGCGTCGAGCCGGTCGGACCGCGTACCGTCCGCGTCAGCTTCGAGGGCGCGTCCTTCGATGCCATCGCCGACTGGATGGAAGGCCTCTCGCGGGATTTCGGCGTCGTGGTGACCGGCTTTTCGGCCGACCGCGGCGAGGGCGCCGGACGCGTCAATGCGCGCGTCACGCTCGAAGAACCCTGA
- the gspL gene encoding type II secretion system protein GspL, translating into MSHRLLVRWQAEDRWSWLAQGADGKALGATVYGAPPEHTIAQAREIVVLVPAAQVLLLEAAAVTRQRAQLIKAVPYALEDQLAQPVEELHFALAGKVEQGRVGVGAVAHATLKAWLTQLSEAGIRPDVLIPESLALPVGGLLVEGDGALLRLASWRAAALEPDFLLEWLEMANDGSLPPLEVFDSRLAARLHLPVPVTAYHERQRDVLGLLAERIGAEPVLNLLQGEYAPRHRTAPVARWWRLAAVLAGAAILLTFAQMAVERYSLSRQSQRLDDAMRAVLLQSFPEMEKVAGDPAALMKSAMQRLGDGAGTGGLLHILGQIAPIIGSTTRLTTRSVEFRNGTLELAISAPDVPTLDSIRERLATVPGVQVELTAVNQSQGGVDGRLRLTGGTK; encoded by the coding sequence ATGTCGCATCGACTGCTGGTCCGTTGGCAGGCCGAGGACCGCTGGTCCTGGCTGGCCCAGGGCGCTGACGGCAAAGCGCTGGGCGCGACGGTCTACGGCGCGCCGCCCGAGCACACCATCGCCCAGGCCCGCGAGATCGTCGTGCTGGTGCCGGCGGCGCAGGTGCTGCTGCTGGAGGCGGCGGCGGTCACCAGGCAGCGCGCGCAGCTGATCAAGGCCGTGCCTTATGCGCTGGAAGATCAGCTCGCGCAGCCGGTGGAAGAATTGCACTTTGCCCTGGCCGGTAAAGTGGAGCAGGGCCGGGTCGGCGTAGGCGCGGTGGCGCACGCGACGCTCAAGGCCTGGCTGACACAGCTGTCCGAGGCGGGTATCCGGCCCGACGTGCTGATTCCCGAATCCCTCGCGCTGCCGGTCGGCGGCCTCCTGGTCGAGGGCGACGGCGCCTTGCTTCGCCTGGCAAGCTGGCGTGCCGCGGCACTGGAACCGGATTTCCTGCTCGAATGGCTGGAGATGGCCAACGACGGCAGTCTTCCGCCTCTGGAAGTGTTTGATTCCCGGCTGGCTGCCCGCCTGCACCTGCCGGTGCCGGTGACGGCGTACCACGAGCGCCAGCGCGACGTGCTGGGCCTGTTGGCTGAGCGCATCGGTGCCGAGCCCGTATTGAACCTGTTGCAGGGCGAGTACGCCCCGCGCCATCGCACCGCCCCCGTCGCGCGCTGGTGGCGCCTGGCGGCCGTGCTCGCCGGTGCGGCCATCCTGCTCACATTCGCCCAGATGGCGGTGGAGCGCTACAGCCTGTCGCGCCAGTCGCAGCGACTGGACGACGCGATGCGCGCCGTGCTGCTGCAGAGTTTTCCTGAAATGGAAAAAGTCGCCGGTGATCCGGCGGCACTGATGAAAAGCGCGATGCAGCGCCTCGGAGATGGCGCCGGCACGGGTGGCCTTTTGCATATCCTGGGGCAGATCGCACCGATCATCGGATCGACCACGCGCCTGACCACGCGCAGCGTGGAGTTCCGCAACGGCACGCTGGAGCTGGCGATTTCCGCACCCGATGTTCCCACTCTCGACTCCATCCGCGAACGCCTGGCCACCGTGCCTGGCGTCCAGGTGGAACTGACGGCGGTGAATCAGAGCCAGGGCGGTGTCGACGGCCGACTGCGCCTGACCGGGGGAACGAAATGA
- the gspK gene encoding type II secretion system minor pseudopilin GspK, which yields MRRIAPQRGVALIIALLVVALATVLIAGLTDRGELVAARTRNALRTSQADAYARGLEQYAARLLLKDLDEGRSDFRDDIWSVPMPPQDVPGGTISATVRDLDGCFNVNNVWGSRHAAVWQQRFAALLKALRLDPTLLDVVVDWLDGDLEPGGISRGVGAEDAYYAGVTPAYKTANRLFEHVSELRLLQGVDARVYAALAPHVCALPRNSTLNINTATIPVLQSLDPDITEELARRLWNDGKATFKDVLELQQELQRANVGLGPEFHLGLVTYSDYFQVRGDVVLDGLEFHPVSVLTRFNGVRVLQRSRGSQ from the coding sequence GTGAGACGTATCGCGCCGCAGCGCGGCGTCGCGCTGATCATTGCCTTGCTGGTCGTGGCGCTGGCCACGGTGCTGATCGCCGGTCTCACCGATCGCGGCGAGCTGGTGGCGGCGCGTACGCGCAATGCGCTGCGTACCTCGCAAGCCGACGCCTACGCACGTGGACTGGAGCAGTATGCCGCGCGTCTCCTGCTCAAGGACCTGGATGAAGGCCGCAGCGACTTCCGCGACGATATCTGGTCGGTCCCGATGCCTCCCCAGGATGTGCCGGGCGGAACCATCAGCGCTACCGTGCGCGACCTGGACGGCTGTTTCAATGTGAACAATGTGTGGGGCTCGCGGCACGCCGCCGTCTGGCAGCAGCGTTTCGCCGCCCTGCTCAAGGCGCTGCGCCTGGATCCCACCTTGCTGGACGTGGTGGTCGACTGGCTCGATGGTGACCTGGAGCCCGGCGGCATCAGCCGCGGCGTGGGTGCCGAGGACGCCTACTACGCCGGCGTCACGCCGGCCTACAAGACGGCCAACCGTCTCTTCGAACACGTCTCGGAGCTGCGCCTGCTGCAGGGCGTGGATGCCCGCGTGTACGCGGCCCTGGCGCCGCACGTGTGCGCGTTGCCGCGCAACAGTACGTTGAACATCAATACCGCCACGATTCCCGTGCTGCAGTCGCTCGATCCGGATATCACCGAGGAGCTGGCGCGGCGCTTGTGGAACGACGGGAAAGCGACGTTCAAGGACGTGCTGGAACTGCAGCAGGAACTGCAGCGCGCCAACGTGGGCCTGGGACCGGAGTTCCACCTGGGGCTGGTCACCTACAGCGACTACTTCCAGGTGAGGGGTGATGTCGTGCTCGATGGCCTGGAGTTTCATCCCGTCAGCGTGCTGACGCGCTTCAACGGCGTGCGCGTGCTGCAGCGTTCGCGCGGTTCGCAATAG
- the gspJ gene encoding type II secretion system minor pseudopilin GspJ, protein MKAFRAHGFTLVEALVATAVFAIMSALAWGGLSAVIRSREALAAEQQDFTRTLRSVSVLERDLLSVVRRPVRDNYGAALPALKGDGDRIEFSHLGWGSPDSEARSSIERVGYLLDGKTLRRARYVVLDRAASTTPVMQTLRDGVTRFQLRYLNGGSNQWVDAWPPRDAKDTDLPRAIEFRLDIDGLGEVTRLIELLGPDVPPRVSP, encoded by the coding sequence ATGAAGGCGTTTCGTGCGCACGGCTTCACCCTGGTCGAGGCGCTGGTCGCCACGGCCGTTTTCGCGATCATGTCGGCCCTCGCCTGGGGCGGCCTGAGCGCCGTCATCCGCTCGCGCGAGGCCCTGGCGGCCGAGCAGCAGGACTTCACCCGGACACTGCGTTCGGTCAGTGTCCTGGAGCGCGACCTGCTTTCGGTGGTACGGCGGCCGGTGCGTGACAATTACGGCGCTGCACTGCCTGCCCTAAAGGGCGACGGTGACCGCATCGAGTTCAGCCACCTGGGCTGGGGCAGCCCCGATTCGGAAGCGCGTTCGAGCATCGAGCGGGTGGGGTATCTGCTGGACGGCAAGACCCTCCGCCGCGCCCGCTATGTCGTGCTCGATCGCGCGGCCAGCACCACCCCGGTCATGCAGACGTTGCGCGACGGCGTGACGCGATTCCAGCTCCGGTATCTCAACGGCGGCAGCAACCAGTGGGTCGATGCGTGGCCACCACGCGACGCGAAGGATACGGATCTGCCCCGCGCCATCGAATTTCGCCTGGATATCGATGGCCTGGGCGAGGTCACGCGGCTGATCGAACTGCTCGGGCCGGATGTGCCGCCGCGGGTGTCGCCGTGA
- the gspI gene encoding type II secretion system minor pseudopilin GspI — translation MRHADRIARLPLLRWQQMQGFTLLEVLIALVVLGVALTALVHAAGVSTRDFGAMRERTLAGWVAANVLTRVRLTETTPAEGRRDGQVSYAGRDWYWDMTVAATPDPTIRRLELQVFTDEARTDPVVQMTGFTGESLGP, via the coding sequence ATGCGTCACGCTGACCGGATCGCGCGCTTGCCTTTGCTGCGTTGGCAACAAATGCAGGGGTTCACCTTGCTGGAGGTGCTCATCGCCCTGGTCGTGCTGGGCGTGGCGCTCACCGCGCTGGTCCACGCGGCAGGTGTGTCGACGCGCGACTTCGGCGCGATGCGCGAACGCACCCTGGCCGGGTGGGTGGCCGCCAATGTGCTGACCCGCGTGCGCCTGACCGAAACCACGCCGGCGGAAGGGCGGCGTGACGGGCAGGTAAGCTACGCCGGCCGCGACTGGTACTGGGACATGACCGTGGCCGCAACGCCGGACCCGACCATCCGTCGCCTGGAGCTGCAGGTCTTCACCGACGAGGCACGCACCGATCCCGTCGTGCAGATGACGGGGTTCACCGGGGAGAGCCTGGGCCCATGA